Proteins from a genomic interval of Bradyrhizobium sp. CCBAU 53340:
- a CDS encoding PrkA family serine protein kinase, producing the protein MYNDSLFNAFARSFEARSQHDMSMAEYLESCRSDPMKYANAAERLLAAIGDPQTIDTAKDTRLGRIFLNRTIRIYPAFAGFYGMEETIERIVGFFRHAAQGLEERKQILYLLGPVGGGKSSLAERLKSLMEVQPIYVLKAGDELSPVFESPLSLFDPDHLGPMLEEKYGIPRRRLTGLMSPWCYKRLEAFGGDISQFRVAKIQPSRLRQIAISKTEPGDENNQDISSLVGKVDIRKLETYAQNDPDAYSYSGGLNRANQGILEFVEMFKAPIKMLHPLLTATQEGNYIGTENIGAIPFTGVILAHSNEAEWASFKANKNNEAFIDRICVIKVPYCLRVTEEQKIYEKLIQGSELASAPCAPSTLETLARFSVMSRLRKHENSTLFAKMRVYDGESLKESDPKARSVQEYRDAAGVDEGMDGVSTRFAFKILAATFNHDPQEVAADAVHLMYALEQSIRREQLPEEVEKRYLEFIKAELAPRYAEFIGNEIQKAYLESYSDYGQNLFDRYVDYADAWIEDQDFKDPDTGQLLDRELLNQELTKIEKPAGIANPKDFRNEVVKFSLRSRAQNGGKNPTWTSYEKIRDVIEKRIFSQVEDLLPVISFGSKKDGETEKKHGEFVARMVERGYTERQVRRLVEWYMRVKQAG; encoded by the coding sequence ATGTACAACGATTCTCTATTCAACGCTTTCGCTCGGTCGTTCGAGGCGAGAAGCCAGCACGACATGTCGATGGCGGAATATCTGGAATCGTGTCGAAGCGATCCCATGAAATACGCGAACGCGGCCGAACGACTGCTAGCTGCCATCGGTGACCCCCAGACGATTGACACGGCCAAGGATACCCGCCTTGGCCGTATTTTTTTGAACCGCACCATCCGTATCTATCCGGCCTTTGCCGGCTTCTACGGCATGGAAGAGACTATCGAGCGCATCGTCGGCTTCTTCCGTCACGCGGCGCAGGGTCTCGAAGAGCGCAAGCAGATTCTCTATCTGCTCGGCCCGGTCGGCGGCGGCAAATCCTCGCTTGCCGAGCGGCTCAAGTCGCTGATGGAAGTGCAGCCGATCTACGTGCTCAAGGCCGGCGATGAACTCTCGCCGGTGTTCGAGAGCCCGCTCAGCCTGTTCGATCCTGATCATCTCGGGCCGATGCTGGAGGAGAAGTACGGCATTCCGCGCCGGCGGCTCACCGGCCTGATGAGCCCGTGGTGCTATAAGCGGCTGGAAGCCTTCGGCGGCGACATTTCTCAGTTCAGGGTCGCGAAAATCCAGCCGTCGCGGCTGCGCCAGATTGCAATCTCCAAGACGGAGCCCGGCGACGAGAACAACCAGGACATCTCCTCGCTGGTCGGCAAGGTAGATATCCGCAAGCTCGAGACCTATGCGCAGAACGATCCTGATGCCTACAGCTATTCCGGCGGTCTCAATCGCGCCAACCAGGGCATCTTGGAATTCGTCGAGATGTTCAAGGCGCCGATCAAGATGCTGCACCCGCTGCTGACTGCAACGCAGGAGGGTAATTACATCGGCACCGAGAATATCGGCGCGATCCCCTTCACCGGCGTCATTCTCGCGCACTCCAACGAAGCGGAGTGGGCGAGCTTCAAGGCCAACAAGAACAACGAAGCCTTCATCGACCGCATCTGCGTCATCAAGGTGCCCTACTGCCTGCGGGTCACCGAGGAGCAGAAGATCTACGAGAAGCTGATCCAGGGCTCCGAGCTCGCCTCCGCGCCTTGCGCGCCGTCGACGCTGGAGACGCTGGCGCGCTTCTCGGTGATGTCGCGCCTGCGCAAGCACGAGAACTCCACCCTGTTCGCCAAGATGCGGGTCTATGACGGCGAGAGCCTGAAGGAATCCGATCCGAAGGCGCGCAGCGTCCAGGAATATCGCGATGCCGCCGGGGTCGACGAGGGCATGGACGGCGTGTCCACCCGCTTCGCCTTCAAGATCCTGGCTGCGACCTTCAACCACGATCCGCAGGAAGTCGCCGCCGATGCCGTGCATCTGATGTACGCGCTGGAGCAGTCGATCCGCAGGGAGCAGCTGCCCGAGGAAGTCGAGAAGCGCTATCTCGAATTCATCAAGGCCGAGCTGGCGCCGCGCTATGCCGAGTTCATCGGCAACGAGATCCAGAAGGCGTATCTCGAATCCTACTCGGATTACGGCCAGAACCTGTTCGACCGCTACGTCGACTACGCCGATGCCTGGATCGAGGACCAGGACTTCAAGGATCCCGACACCGGCCAGCTGCTCGATCGCGAGCTTTTGAACCAGGAGCTGACGAAAATCGAGAAGCCGGCGGGCATCGCCAACCCCAAGGACTTCCGCAACGAAGTCGTCAAATTCTCGTTACGCTCCCGGGCCCAGAACGGCGGCAAGAATCCGACCTGGACCTCCTACGAGAAGATTCGCGATGTGATCGAAAAGCGGATATTCTCTCAGGTCGAGGACCTGCTTCCGGTCATCTCGTTCGGTTCGAAGAAGGACGGCGAGACGGAGAAGAAGCACGGCGAGTTCGTGGCACGCATGGTGGAGCGCGGCTACACCGAGCGTCAGGTTCGCCGACTGGTCGAATGGTACATGCGCGTGAAGCAAGCCGGTTGA
- a CDS encoding YeaH/YhbH family protein, producing the protein MHIIDRRLNPGGKSLENRQRFLRRAKSLVQGAVKKTSQERDIKDVLEGGEVTIPLDGMHEPRFRREGGTRDMVLPGNKKFIEGDYLQRQGQGSAKDSGPGEGDSEDAFRFVLSRDEFVDLFLDDLELPDLAKRKIAQTESEGIQRAGYTTSGSPANISVSRTVKLALARRIALKRPSKDEIDELEAEIAACTDEDERVELIARLEKLKAKTKRIPFIDPLDIRYRRYEKVPRPVAQAVMFCLMDVSGSMSEHMKDLAKRFYMLLYVFLKRRYKHVEIVFIRHTDRAEEVDEQTFFYGPASGGTLVSSALQAMHEIVRARFNPSDWNIYAAQASDGDNSYSDGELTGLLLTEKILPVCQFFAYLEVGESGGSAFDLSDSSLWTLYERLRNSGAPLSMRKVSERSEIFPVFHDLFQRRETAQEKAAP; encoded by the coding sequence ATTCACATTATTGACAGGCGCCTGAATCCAGGCGGCAAGAGTCTTGAGAACCGCCAGCGGTTCTTGCGTCGGGCCAAATCCCTGGTGCAGGGCGCCGTCAAGAAGACCTCGCAGGAACGCGATATCAAGGACGTCCTGGAGGGTGGTGAGGTCACGATCCCGCTCGACGGCATGCACGAGCCGCGGTTCCGCCGTGAAGGCGGAACGCGCGACATGGTGCTGCCCGGCAACAAGAAGTTCATCGAGGGCGACTATCTCCAGCGCCAGGGCCAGGGCAGCGCCAAGGATTCTGGTCCCGGCGAAGGCGACAGCGAGGACGCCTTCCGCTTCGTGCTCTCCCGCGACGAGTTCGTCGATCTCTTCCTCGACGATCTCGAATTGCCTGACCTCGCCAAGCGCAAGATCGCGCAGACCGAGAGCGAAGGCATCCAGCGCGCGGGCTACACCACGTCGGGTTCGCCCGCCAATATCTCGGTCAGCCGCACCGTGAAGCTGGCGCTCGCCCGCCGCATCGCGCTCAAGCGTCCCAGCAAGGACGAGATCGACGAGCTGGAAGCCGAGATTGCTGCCTGCACCGACGAGGACGAACGCGTCGAGCTCATCGCCCGGCTCGAGAAGCTGAAGGCGAAGACCAAGCGCATTCCCTTCATCGATCCGCTCGACATCCGCTACCGCCGCTACGAGAAAGTGCCGCGGCCGGTCGCACAGGCCGTGATGTTCTGCCTGATGGACGTCTCGGGCTCGATGTCCGAGCACATGAAGGATCTGGCCAAACGCTTCTACATGCTGCTCTACGTGTTCCTGAAGCGGCGCTACAAGCATGTCGAGATCGTCTTCATCCGCCACACCGACCGTGCCGAGGAGGTCGACGAGCAGACCTTCTTCTATGGACCGGCCTCCGGCGGCACGCTGGTCTCCAGCGCGCTGCAGGCGATGCACGAGATCGTGCGCGCGCGCTTCAATCCGTCGGATTGGAATATCTACGCCGCGCAAGCCTCCGACGGCGACAATTCCTATTCCGACGGCGAGCTCACCGGCCTGCTGCTGACCGAAAAGATCCTGCCGGTCTGTCAGTTCTTCGCCTATCTCGAGGTCGGCGAGTCCGGTGGCAGTGCCTTCGATCTCTCCGATTCCTCGCTCTGGACTCTCTACGAGCGCCTGCGCAACTCTGGCGCACCGCTCTCGATGCGCAAGGTCAGCGAGCGCAGCGAGATCTTTCCGGTGTTCCACGATCTGTTCCAGCGCCGCGAAACTGCCCAGGAGAAAGCCGCTCCATGA
- a CDS encoding SpoVR family protein has translation MTERLFEGADWDFHTLQRITDACEEVALKDLGLDVYPNQIEVITAEQMLDAYSSVGMPLFYKHWSFGKHFAFHEASYRKGLMGLAYEIVINSSPCISYLMEENTATMQTLVIAHAAFGHNHFFKNNYLFKQWTDAEGILDYLDFAKNYVMQCEERYGRIEVERTLDAAHALMSHGIDRYPGKKQLDLREEEKRAGRRRQHEEEVFNDLWRTVPKGASKARTAISLERRRKLLGLPQENLLYFLEKSAPRLAPWQRELLRIVRHIAQYFYPQSQTKVMNEGTATYVHYRIMSKLHQQGRITDGNFLEFLGSHTNVVFQPEFDDPRYSGFNPYALGFAVMQDIERIVTNPEDEDREWFPDIAGKGDVMGVLRDVWANYRDESFIGQFLSPKLMRHFRMFHLHDDPEERAGIRVDAIHDERGFRRVRRELARQHDVGFIDANIEVVDVDLSGDRRLILHHRVIKGSQLNETDAKRVLQHLADLWTYDVALIEVDANDKVLREYVVSPRPIPAAVA, from the coding sequence ATGACGGAACGCTTGTTCGAAGGCGCCGATTGGGATTTCCACACCTTGCAGCGCATCACCGATGCCTGCGAGGAGGTGGCGCTGAAGGATCTCGGGCTCGACGTCTACCCGAACCAGATCGAAGTCATCACCGCCGAGCAGATGCTGGATGCTTATTCGTCGGTCGGCATGCCGCTGTTCTACAAGCACTGGTCGTTCGGCAAGCATTTCGCCTTCCACGAGGCGTCCTACCGCAAGGGCCTGATGGGCCTTGCCTATGAGATCGTGATCAACTCCTCGCCTTGCATCTCCTATCTCATGGAGGAGAACACGGCGACGATGCAGACGCTGGTGATCGCGCACGCCGCCTTCGGCCACAACCACTTCTTCAAGAACAATTATCTGTTCAAGCAGTGGACCGACGCGGAAGGGATTCTCGACTATCTGGATTTCGCCAAGAACTACGTCATGCAGTGCGAGGAGCGCTACGGCCGTATCGAGGTCGAGCGCACGCTGGACGCGGCGCATGCGCTGATGTCGCACGGCATCGACCGCTATCCCGGCAAGAAGCAGCTCGATCTGCGCGAGGAGGAGAAGCGGGCCGGGCGCCGCCGTCAGCATGAGGAGGAAGTCTTCAACGACCTCTGGCGCACCGTGCCCAAGGGCGCCTCGAAAGCTCGGACCGCGATCTCCCTCGAACGGCGCCGCAAGCTGCTCGGCCTGCCGCAGGAAAACCTGCTTTACTTCCTGGAAAAGAGCGCCCCGCGGCTGGCGCCCTGGCAGCGCGAGCTGCTGCGCATCGTCCGCCACATCGCGCAATATTTCTATCCGCAGAGCCAGACCAAGGTGATGAACGAGGGGACGGCGACCTACGTCCACTATCGCATCATGAGCAAGCTGCATCAGCAGGGCCGCATCACCGACGGCAATTTCCTCGAATTCCTGGGATCGCACACCAACGTGGTGTTCCAGCCCGAATTCGACGATCCGCGCTACTCCGGCTTCAATCCCTATGCGCTGGGCTTTGCCGTGATGCAGGACATCGAGCGCATCGTCACCAATCCGGAAGATGAAGACCGCGAGTGGTTCCCCGACATCGCCGGCAAGGGCGACGTGATGGGCGTGCTGCGCGACGTCTGGGCCAATTACCGCGACGAGAGCTTCATCGGCCAGTTCTTGAGTCCGAAGCTGATGCGCCACTTCCGCATGTTCCATCTCCACGACGATCCCGAGGAGCGTGCCGGCATCCGGGTCGACGCCATCCACGACGAGCGCGGCTTCCGCCGCGTCCGCCGCGAGCTCGCGCGGCAACATGATGTCGGCTTCATCGACGCAAATATCGAGGTGGTCGACGTCGATCTCTCCGGCGATCGCCGGCTGATCCTGCATCACCGCGTCATCAAGGGTTCGCAGCTCAACGAGACCGACGCCAAGCGGGTGCTGCAGCATCTGGCCGATCTCTGGACCTACGACGTCGCGCTGATCGAGGTCGATGCCAACGACAAGGTGCTGCGCGAATACGTCGTCAGCCCGCGTCCGATCCCGGCGGCGGTGGCCTGA
- a CDS encoding DUF1801 domain-containing protein, whose protein sequence is MKKAVTAKKETDGPSPSKLIDGRIKELGDWRGETLKRVRALIKETDPEVVEEWKWRGVPVWEHDGIICTGETYKEVVKLTFAKGAALDDPAGLFNSSLDGNVRRAIDISEAEKINEKALKALIRAAVELNASKAKKKPVKKKA, encoded by the coding sequence ATGAAGAAGGCCGTGACCGCAAAGAAGGAAACGGACGGTCCGTCGCCCTCGAAGCTGATCGACGGCCGGATCAAGGAGCTCGGCGACTGGCGCGGCGAGACGCTCAAGCGCGTCCGCGCGCTGATCAAGGAGACCGATCCCGAGGTCGTCGAGGAATGGAAATGGCGCGGCGTTCCCGTGTGGGAGCACGACGGCATCATCTGCACCGGCGAGACTTACAAGGAAGTGGTGAAACTGACCTTTGCCAAGGGCGCGGCGCTGGATGACCCGGCCGGCCTGTTCAACTCCAGCCTCGACGGCAATGTGCGGCGCGCGATCGATATCAGCGAGGCCGAAAAGATCAACGAGAAGGCGTTGAAGGCGCTGATCCGCGCAGCGGTGGAGCTGAATGCGTCCAAGGCGAAGAAGAAGCCGGTGAAGAAGAAGGCGTGA
- a CDS encoding SRPBCC domain-containing protein, with translation MTEAATETRSVIIEREFAYPPDRLWRALTQPHLIEEWLMKNDFKPDVGHRFNLRGEWGGVLDCEVLAIEPQRTLAYTWNFTHEDPAYDLKSVVTFTLTPQGSGTHLRVEQAGFRPSQKQAYGGAHAGWKQFFTKLDELLARAE, from the coding sequence ATGACTGAGGCTGCGACCGAAACACGCTCCGTGATCATCGAGCGCGAATTTGCCTATCCGCCTGACAGGCTGTGGCGCGCGCTGACGCAGCCGCATCTGATCGAGGAATGGCTGATGAAGAACGACTTCAAGCCTGATGTCGGCCACCGCTTCAATCTCCGCGGCGAATGGGGCGGCGTGCTGGATTGCGAGGTACTCGCCATCGAGCCGCAGCGCACCCTCGCCTACACCTGGAATTTCACGCATGAAGACCCGGCCTACGACCTCAAGAGCGTGGTGACCTTCACGCTGACCCCGCAAGGATCAGGCACGCATCTGCGCGTCGAGCAGGCGGGCTTCCGTCCCAGCCAGAAGCAGGCTTATGGCGGCGCGCATGCCGGCTGGAAGCAGTTCTTCACCAAGCTGGACGAGCTGCTGGCGCGGGCGGAATAG
- a CDS encoding helix-turn-helix transcriptional regulator, with the protein MSAAHDLLFRTLADPTRRAIFERLCRGGEQTVGALTALSGVSQPAVSKHLGALKQAGLVRDRHEGRQTHYSAQPGALNPLIDWTSQMAGFWQNRLDALDDLLKRMDQ; encoded by the coding sequence ATGTCCGCCGCCCACGACCTCCTGTTCAGGACGCTCGCCGACCCGACGCGGCGGGCGATCTTCGAGCGGCTGTGCCGCGGGGGCGAGCAGACGGTCGGGGCACTGACGGCGCTATCGGGCGTTTCCCAGCCGGCGGTCTCGAAGCATCTCGGCGCGCTGAAGCAGGCGGGCCTGGTGCGCGACCGCCATGAAGGACGCCAGACCCATTACAGCGCGCAGCCCGGTGCGCTCAATCCGCTGATCGACTGGACCAGCCAGATGGCCGGCTTCTGGCAGAACCGGCTCGATGCGCTCGATGATCTCCTGAAGAGGATGGACCAATGA
- a CDS encoding DsrE family protein, whose product MNRRNILWSTVSALGTAFAASRAKAATETTPSSKLKVVYHLSDADKVNFVLGNIQNHIDGVGGPDHVTLALVIHGPALKAFHSAQASPDVGKRVGDFSKDGVELAACGNTMKAQNITLRELLPGFVSAEKGGVVRLAELQSQGYLYLRP is encoded by the coding sequence ATGAACCGCCGGAACATCTTGTGGAGCACCGTCTCGGCCCTGGGCACAGCCTTTGCCGCCTCGCGCGCCAAGGCTGCGACCGAAACCACGCCATCGAGCAAGCTGAAGGTCGTCTATCACCTCAGCGACGCCGACAAGGTCAATTTCGTGCTCGGCAACATCCAGAACCACATCGACGGCGTCGGCGGCCCCGACCATGTCACGCTCGCGCTGGTGATCCACGGGCCGGCGCTGAAGGCGTTTCATTCGGCGCAGGCAAGCCCCGACGTCGGCAAGCGCGTCGGTGACTTCTCCAAGGACGGCGTCGAGCTCGCCGCCTGCGGCAACACGATGAAGGCGCAAAACATCACGCTGCGGGAATTGCTGCCGGGCTTCGTGAGCGCCGAGAAGGGCGGCGTGGTCCGCCTCGCCGAGCTGCAGTCGCAGGGGTATCTGTATTTGCGGCCGTAG
- a CDS encoding STM3941 family protein — MSESQTLPNLAIGYSRARLLMLFGGSLLLTLLCAGLVFSWQEGTSVTSFLVAACYIGAVFFGLTTCRMLWRLVTAKQPLLFISRVGIRDTRLAGETIAWSAVRKIFPWEQRGQKFVVLKVDPLIAQRFSRGFATQALTLLNKALGTDSVIVNAGGLTMATETLLETCQQYWGAGRPAPVDEAVPASEAQPEPVS, encoded by the coding sequence ATGTCCGAAAGTCAGACCTTGCCCAATCTTGCGATCGGCTATTCCCGCGCCCGGCTGCTGATGTTGTTCGGCGGTAGCTTGTTGCTGACGCTGCTCTGCGCCGGACTCGTATTCAGCTGGCAGGAAGGCACCAGCGTCACCTCCTTCCTGGTCGCCGCCTGCTATATCGGCGCGGTGTTTTTCGGTCTCACCACCTGCAGGATGCTCTGGCGGCTGGTCACCGCCAAGCAGCCGCTGCTCTTCATCAGCCGTGTCGGTATTCGCGACACCAGGCTCGCCGGCGAGACCATCGCCTGGAGCGCCGTGCGAAAGATCTTCCCATGGGAGCAGCGCGGGCAGAAGTTCGTGGTGCTCAAGGTCGATCCCCTCATCGCCCAGCGATTCTCCAGGGGTTTTGCGACGCAGGCCCTGACGCTGCTGAACAAGGCGCTTGGCACCGACAGCGTGATCGTCAATGCCGGCGGCCTGACCATGGCCACCGAAACATTGCTCGAGACCTGCCAGCAATATTGGGGGGCCGGACGGCCCGCCCCTGTCGACGAAGCCGTGCCGGCGTCTGAAGCTCAGCCCGAGCCGGTCAGCTGA
- a CDS encoding 2-oxoacid:ferredoxin oxidoreductase subunit beta, translating to MTYIAKPKFHHPGLKKNELGYTHRDYEGKISTLCAGCGHDSITASIIEACYELSIEPHRVAKISGIGCSSKTPDYFLGNSHGFNSVHGRMPSVLTGANLANRDLIYLGVSGDGDSASIGFGQFAHSIRRGVNMTYIVENNGVYGLTKGQFSATADRGSKSKKGVTNTDNAIDLVAIALQLGATFVARSFSGDKNQLVPLIAAAIGHKGASFIDVISPCIAFNNHAGSTKSFDYVREHNDAVNRLDVLVGRDPIAVDYAPGTVQVVEQHDGSKIALRKIDADYDPHDRLGAQTFLAKHAAKGQIVTGLLYVDPDADDLHAHLNTVETPLNTLEADTLCPGSAVLDKINASLR from the coding sequence ATGACCTATATTGCCAAGCCGAAGTTTCATCATCCGGGGCTCAAGAAGAACGAGCTCGGCTACACGCATCGCGACTACGAGGGCAAGATCTCGACGCTATGCGCCGGCTGCGGCCATGACTCGATCACGGCCTCGATCATCGAGGCCTGCTACGAGCTCTCGATCGAGCCGCACCGTGTCGCAAAGATCTCCGGCATCGGCTGCTCGTCGAAGACGCCGGACTACTTCCTCGGCAATTCGCACGGCTTCAACTCCGTGCACGGCCGCATGCCATCCGTGCTGACCGGCGCGAACCTCGCCAACCGCGACCTGATCTATCTCGGCGTCTCGGGCGACGGCGATTCCGCCTCGATCGGTTTTGGCCAGTTCGCGCATTCGATCCGGCGCGGCGTCAACATGACCTATATCGTGGAGAACAACGGCGTCTACGGCCTGACCAAGGGCCAATTCTCGGCAACCGCCGACCGCGGCTCGAAGAGCAAGAAGGGCGTCACCAACACCGACAACGCCATCGACCTCGTCGCGATCGCGTTGCAACTCGGCGCCACCTTCGTGGCGCGCTCGTTCTCCGGCGACAAGAATCAGCTGGTGCCGCTGATCGCGGCCGCGATCGGCCACAAGGGCGCGTCCTTCATCGACGTCATCAGCCCCTGCATCGCCTTCAACAACCACGCCGGATCGACCAAGAGCTTCGACTATGTCCGCGAGCACAATGACGCGGTGAACCGGCTCGACGTGCTGGTCGGCCGCGATCCGATCGCGGTCGATTACGCGCCCGGTACCGTGCAGGTGGTCGAGCAGCACGACGGCAGCAAGATAGCGCTGCGCAAGATCGACGCCGACTACGATCCGCACGACCGGCTCGGCGCCCAGACCTTCCTCGCCAAGCACGCCGCCAAGGGCCAGATCGTCACCGGGCTGCTCTATGTCGATCCCGATGCGGACGATCTGCACGCCCATCTCAACACGGTCGAGACACCGCTCAACACGCTTGAAGCGGATACGCTGTGCCCGGGCTCGGCGGTGCTGGACAAGATCAACGCCAGTTTGCGGTGA
- a CDS encoding 2-oxoacid:acceptor oxidoreductase subunit alpha, producing MSDKKPISSVNDFVVRFANVNGSGSASANEMFARAILRHGVPVSPRNIFPSNIQGLPTWYEVRVTEDGHLGARGGVDMMVAMNPQTWDKDVAGIEPGGYLFYDSTKPMPSTKFRDDITVIGVPLTAITNSTYTDPRQRQLFKNIIYLGALSALLEMDPKLIEQLISEQYKGKEKLLSSNVHALHLGRDWALQNLKCPIGLRVKKSDKVGDRIFIEGNSAAALGAVYGGATVCAWYPITPSSSVAEAFTAHCKKYRHDPETGKAKYAIVQGEDELASIGIVIGASWNGARAFTATSGPGISLMTEFIGLSYFAEIPAVIMNIQRAGPSTGMPTRTQQCDIIACAYASHGDTKHVLLFPEDPAEAFEFAAAAFDLAERLQTTIFLMLDLDIGMNHRLCRPLKWDDAKQYDRGKVMTAEMLEEGRDFGRYLDVDGDGIPYRTYPGTHPTKGSYFTRGTSRDRYARYSEEGTVYADNMQRLVRKFETAQDLVPRPLQANAERPTKYGVIYFGSTSPAMDEAIGLLEARGHQLDRLRIRAFPFHSSVASFLAEHDFVYVVEQNRDSQLRQLIVNENGIDPVRLVPIVHYDGTPITARFIAKAIGDHQDHLKVTPLRKAVS from the coding sequence ATGTCCGACAAAAAGCCGATCAGCAGCGTAAACGACTTCGTCGTCCGCTTCGCCAACGTCAATGGCTCGGGCTCGGCCAGCGCGAACGAGATGTTCGCACGCGCGATCCTGCGCCATGGCGTGCCGGTCTCCCCGCGCAACATCTTCCCCTCCAACATCCAGGGCCTGCCGACCTGGTATGAGGTGCGGGTGACGGAAGACGGCCATCTCGGCGCCCGCGGCGGCGTCGACATGATGGTGGCGATGAACCCGCAGACCTGGGACAAGGACGTCGCCGGCATCGAGCCCGGCGGCTATCTGTTCTACGATTCCACCAAGCCGATGCCGTCGACCAAATTCCGCGACGACATCACCGTGATCGGCGTGCCGCTGACCGCGATCACCAACTCGACCTACACCGATCCGCGCCAGCGCCAGCTGTTCAAGAACATCATCTATCTCGGCGCGCTCAGTGCGCTGCTCGAGATGGACCCGAAGCTGATCGAGCAGCTGATCAGCGAGCAGTACAAGGGCAAGGAGAAGCTGCTCTCCTCCAACGTCCACGCGCTGCATCTCGGCCGCGACTGGGCACTGCAGAATTTGAAATGCCCGATCGGTCTCAGGGTGAAGAAATCTGACAAGGTCGGCGACCGCATCTTCATCGAGGGCAACAGCGCTGCCGCGCTTGGCGCCGTCTATGGCGGCGCCACGGTGTGTGCCTGGTATCCGATCACGCCGTCCTCGTCGGTGGCCGAAGCTTTCACCGCCCATTGCAAGAAGTACCGGCACGATCCGGAAACCGGCAAAGCCAAGTACGCGATCGTACAGGGCGAGGACGAACTGGCTTCGATCGGCATCGTCATCGGCGCCTCCTGGAACGGCGCGCGCGCCTTCACAGCGACCTCGGGGCCCGGCATCTCGCTGATGACCGAGTTCATCGGCCTTTCTTACTTTGCCGAGATCCCGGCCGTGATCATGAACATCCAGCGTGCCGGCCCCTCGACGGGCATGCCGACCCGCACCCAGCAATGCGACATCATCGCCTGCGCCTATGCCTCGCATGGCGACACCAAGCATGTGCTGCTGTTCCCCGAAGATCCGGCCGAGGCGTTCGAGTTCGCGGCCGCCGCGTTCGACCTCGCCGAGCGTCTGCAGACCACGATCTTCCTGATGCTCGATCTCGACATCGGCATGAACCACCGGCTCTGCCGGCCCCTGAAGTGGGACGACGCCAAGCAATATGACCGCGGCAAGGTGATGACTGCGGAGATGCTGGAGGAAGGCCGCGACTTCGGCCGCTATCTCGATGTCGACGGCGACGGCATCCCCTACCGCACCTATCCCGGCACGCATCCGACCAAGGGCTCCTACTTCACGCGCGGCACCTCGCGCGACCGCTATGCGCGTTATTCCGAGGAAGGCACTGTCTATGCTGACAACATGCAGCGGCTCGTGCGCAAGTTCGAGACCGCGCAGGACCTCGTGCCGCGGCCGCTGCAGGCCAATGCGGAACGGCCGACCAAATATGGCGTGATCTATTTCGGCTCGACCTCGCCGGCGATGGACGAGGCGATCGGACTATTGGAAGCACGCGGGCACCAGCTCGATCGCCTGCGCATTCGCGCCTTCCCGTTCCACTCCAGCGTCGCCAGCTTCCTCGCCGAGCACGACTTCGTCTATGTGGTCGAGCAGAACCGCGACAGCCAGCTCCGTCAGCTCATCGTCAACGAGAACGGCATCGATCCGGTCCGCCTCGTGCCGATCGTGCATTATGACGGCACCCCGATCACCGCCCGCTTCATTGCAAAAGCCATTGGCGACCACCAGGATCACCTCAAGGTGACCCCGCTCCGCAAGGCCGTGTCATGA